In Primulina eburnea isolate SZY01 chromosome 5, ASM2296580v1, whole genome shotgun sequence, a single window of DNA contains:
- the LOC140832950 gene encoding uncharacterized protein, whose protein sequence is MSEESKRSGGRFSVAPPMTTSNERLSSSGSVPVGASGKKIVIKSADMKEDMQKEAVDVAIAAFEKHGVEKDVAESIKKVFDKKYGPTWHCIVGKNFGSYVTHETNHFVYFYLDSKAVLLFKSG, encoded by the exons ATGAGCGAGGAGTCTAAGAGGAGCGGCGGCCGGTTTTCGGTGGCGCCGCCGATGACGACCTCCAACGAACGGTTGTCTTCTTCTGGGTCGGTTCCTGTGGGAGCTTCCGGCAAGAAGATTGTCATCAAGAGCGCAGATATGAAGGAGGATATGCAGAAAGAAGCTGTGGATGTTGCCATTGCT GCGTTTGAGAAGCATGGTGTGGAGAAGGATGTCGCCGAGAGCATAAAGaaggtgtttgacaaaaaatACGGCCCCACCTGGCATTGCATTGTTGGCAAGAATTTCG GTTCTTATGTGACTCATGAGACAAATCACTTTGTCTACTTCTACTTGGATTCCAAAGCAGTACTCTTGTTCAAATCTGGCTGA
- the LOC140832951 gene encoding uncharacterized protein encodes MVMEVLHEEMGEGSMQCMNHLYRNSTPGGICAFCLQEKLGKLVSSSFSVGVFPSSASSSTSFRSEFGGTTTTTNARATATQSHHFVSSSTNTGSVKFDDIGYYNRRSKLSFILTQRRKKKKDEAIICSDSKSVVFKRSKSTSTLRNGVQFLDDENYSEDFDRQKRGFWSFRFLSKHSTNKKAGKNCKDMNFPPATHSNVSNSSVTISSSVNNCGAAVLSRNREDLLVVDENGSPDEISFEGKVSRSRSVGCGSRSFSGDFFERISTGFGDCTLRRVESQREGKAKVTSLHRNGVNNTSNGQDYMKERVKCGGIFSGLIIPSSSSSSSSSNEDSNLHGKSSISAAHSSVRNPSHVRSKSWGWVFASPMRAFGKPSTGKRVTVSSKNATPNLAEIPHC; translated from the coding sequence ATGGTGATGGAGGTTTTGCATGAAGAGATGGGGGAAGGGAGCATGCAGTGTATGAATCATCTTTACAGGAACAGCACCCCAGGTGGGATCTGCGCCTTTTGCCTTCAAGAAAAGCTAGGAAAGCTTGTGTCTTCATCGTTTTCTGTGGGAGTTTTTCCTTCTTCTGCCTCGTCTTCGACTTCTTTCAGATCTGAATTTGGTGGCACCACCACCACAACCAATGCACGAGCCACCGCCACTCAAAGCCACCACTTCGTGTCTTCATCTACCAACACTGGGAGTGTCAAGTTCGATGACATTGGCTATTACAACAGGAGATCAAAACTGTCATTCATTCTGACTCAGaggagaaagaaaaagaaagatgaagcGATTATATGTTCAGATTCGAAAAGCGTTGTTTTCAAGAGAAGCAAGTCTACCTCGACTCTTAGAAATGGTGTGCAATTCTTGGATGATGAAAACTATTCTGAAGATTTTGACCGCCAGAAAAGAGGATTCTGGTCATTTCGTTTTTTATCAAAGCACTCAACCAACAAGAAAGCTGGTAAGAACTGCAAAGATATGAACTTTCCACCAGCCACTCATAGTAATGTGAGCAATAGCTCTGTAACAATTTCTTCATCTGTGAACAACTGCGGTGCTGCAGTATTATCAAGAAACAGGGAAGATTTGCTGGTAGTGGATGAAAATGGTAGCCCGGATGAGATCTCGTTTGAGGGAAAGGTGTCCAGATCTAGATCTGTTGGATGTGGCAGCAGGAGCTTCTCAGGTGATTTCTTCGAGAGGATTTCCACTGGTTTTGGTGATTGTACTCTCCGCAGAGTTGAGTCTCAAAGAGAAGGAAAGGCCAAAGTTACATCACTCCATAGAAATGGTGTCAATAACACCAGCAACGGGCAAGATTACATGAAGGAAAGAGTCAAATGTGGTGGGATTTTCAGTGGTTTAATCATCCcttcatcatcatcttcatcGTCCTCTTCAAACGAGGATAGTAATCTTCATGGAAAATCATCAATCTCCGCAGCACATTCATCCGTGAGAAATCCATCTCATGTCAGAAGTAAAAGCTGGGGATGGGTATTTGCCAGTCCAATGAGAGCTTTTGGTAAGCCTTCTACTGGGAAAAGGGTTACTGTTTCAAGTAAGAATGCTACTCCTAACTTGGCTGAGATCCCTCACTGTTAG